From one Candidatus Liberimonas magnetica genomic stretch:
- a CDS encoding ParB/RepB/Spo0J family partition protein, with protein sequence MADEFTLLETRLLDIPGQMRLHGPEKLKELAESMEREGQLQNIVVTPKEGGRYEVVAGCGRLLAARQLNWDKIRCLVRTGLSELDKAILTIEENDEREDISALERALSYKRAMDAGSLTQEQLAQKIGKTQAYVSQYIAVACLPEDVREIINRFIIGIAHLNQILRLPDNKGRITMIEKCAKDGLSVKQLENTITKMINAGTQSGKPANSAHLDGTHPSGFLIYRKGDELRVSGTFKADIQYPDLAKGLEESFKQWQNDQSAKPANAFKAKFEKAKEQAKELDTYFAGASDNLNELKNQLFKGDTSSVAKTTLDGFKKSLSTPQGRAMVEAMAKASGFNSADELIAKLEKDLKECEG encoded by the coding sequence ATGGCCGATGAATTTACATTGCTGGAAACAAGGCTTCTGGACATTCCCGGGCAGATGAGGCTGCACGGCCCGGAAAAGCTTAAGGAACTGGCAGAAAGCATGGAACGGGAAGGCCAGCTTCAGAACATTGTAGTAACACCAAAAGAGGGCGGCCGCTATGAAGTCGTGGCTGGCTGCGGCAGGCTCCTTGCAGCGCGGCAGCTCAATTGGGATAAGATCCGCTGTCTGGTCCGGACGGGCCTGTCCGAACTGGATAAGGCCATTCTAACCATTGAAGAGAACGATGAAAGGGAGGATATCTCTGCCCTTGAACGCGCCCTGTCCTATAAAAGGGCTATGGATGCCGGAAGCCTTACGCAGGAACAGCTGGCTCAAAAGATAGGAAAAACCCAGGCTTATGTAAGCCAGTATATAGCCGTAGCCTGCCTTCCTGAAGACGTCCGGGAAATTATAAATCGATTTATAATTGGTATAGCCCACCTGAACCAGATACTGCGCCTTCCGGACAACAAAGGCCGGATAACCATGATAGAGAAGTGCGCCAAAGACGGCCTTTCCGTAAAACAGCTTGAAAATACAATAACAAAGATGATAAACGCCGGTACTCAGTCAGGCAAGCCTGCAAACTCCGCACATCTTGACGGAACACACCCGTCTGGATTCCTTATATATAGGAAGGGGGACGAACTCCGCGTTTCAGGTACCTTCAAAGCTGATATCCAGTACCCGGACCTCGCAAAGGGCCTGGAGGAATCGTTCAAACAGTGGCAAAACGATCAATCGGCAAAACCTGCAAATGCATTCAAGGCAAAGTTTGAAAAGGCAAAAGAGCAGGCCAAAGAGCTCGACACCTACTTTGCCGGCGCCTCAGATAACCTGAACGAGCTAAAAAACCAGCTCTTTAAAGGCGATACCAGCTCTGTGGCTAAAACCACTCTAGATGGCTTCAAGAAATCCCTGTCCACTCCCCAGGGCCGGGCCATGGTAGAAGCCATGGCTAAAGCCTCGGGCTTTAACTCTGCAGATGAACTCATAGCCAAGCTGGAAAAAGATCTTAAGGAGTGTGAAGGCTGA
- a CDS encoding PDDEXK nuclease domain-containing protein, translating into MKEQIKPGKRNTSDSAALFREIRELILSARKAVVRNVDSIQVIANFEIGRRIINYEQQGKIRAEYGEKTLTVLSDKLTLEFGRGYSKTNLKLMRQFYLVYGNRIGQMPSDQFANNQKSQMLSGKLQKTQALSAKLIKYKTISLKFILSWSQYVFLMGIKDKDTRNFYEIEAANNNWTLPELERQFNSGLYERLALSRNKEGIRKLAKEGQIVAKPEDLLKQPYVLEFLGIDEKAKFSESDLESAIIDKLEHFLLELGKGFLFEARQKRFTFDEDHFFVDLVFYNRLLNGYVLIDLKIGKLTHQDLGQMQMYVNYFDRHVKTKEESSTIGIILCRKNREALVEITLPKGANIHAKEYQLYLPSKEELKRKLIEWSGENK; encoded by the coding sequence ATGAAGGAACAAATAAAACCTGGCAAACGCAATACTTCAGATAGTGCAGCATTATTTAGGGAAATTCGCGAGTTAATTCTTTCGGCAAGAAAAGCTGTTGTAAGAAATGTTGATAGTATTCAGGTTATTGCAAATTTTGAGATTGGCCGTAGGATCATAAATTATGAACAACAGGGGAAAATACGCGCTGAATATGGCGAAAAAACACTTACAGTGTTATCAGATAAATTAACTCTGGAGTTTGGGCGTGGCTATTCAAAAACAAACCTTAAATTGATGCGCCAGTTTTATCTTGTTTATGGCAATCGAATTGGTCAGATGCCATCTGACCAATTCGCAAATAATCAAAAAAGCCAGATGTTATCTGGCAAATTGCAAAAAACGCAAGCACTGTCTGCAAAATTAATCAAATACAAGACAATATCTTTAAAATTTATCTTAAGCTGGTCTCAATATGTTTTTCTTATGGGAATAAAAGATAAAGATACCCGCAATTTTTACGAAATAGAAGCTGCAAACAATAATTGGACATTGCCGGAGCTGGAACGTCAGTTCAATTCCGGCTTGTATGAACGCCTGGCGTTAAGCCGCAATAAAGAAGGTATACGAAAATTGGCAAAAGAAGGACAGATTGTTGCAAAGCCTGAAGATTTGCTTAAACAACCTTATGTGTTGGAATTCCTCGGGATTGATGAGAAAGCAAAGTTTTCCGAATCTGATTTAGAATCTGCAATTATTGATAAACTTGAACATTTTCTTCTAGAACTGGGCAAAGGGTTTCTTTTTGAGGCTCGCCAAAAGCGGTTTACTTTTGATGAAGACCACTTTTTTGTTGATTTAGTGTTTTATAACAGGCTGCTTAACGGTTATGTACTGATAGATTTAAAAATAGGAAAGCTGACACATCAGGATCTGGGCCAAATGCAGATGTATGTAAATTATTTTGACCGCCACGTAAAAACAAAAGAGGAAAGTTCTACCATCGGCATTATCCTTTGCCGCAAGAACCGTGAAGCCCTGGTTGAAATAACTCTTCCGAAAGGCGCAAACATTCACGCAAAAGAATATCAGCTTTACCTACCGTCAAAAGAAGAACTGAAACGCAAATTAATAGAATGGAGCGGCGAAAATAAGTAA
- a CDS encoding DUF1646 domain-containing protein — MLEISLFVILFLVLALPIAIGKVERNLEVFLFIMGIASVTCSHIWGVAPVWSIHLFKESMVEPVMITIAVIVFGFLMYFFRDKITAYIVNVERRIGSKWFSFVLVIALGLFSSIITAIMSSIILVEVVNALKLNKEYEIKLVILGCFSIGLGAVLTPIGEPLSTIAIAKLKGEPYNADFFFLFRTLGLYILPGILGLGLFGALIEPSIKEDSNENSLSEEKKSSIKDVFGYAGRVYIFIMALVYLGTGFKPIIDAYIITLPSPILYWINTISAVLDNATLTAAEVSPKMSLGQIQYILMGLLISGGMLIPGNVPNIIAAGRLNIKSKEWAKFGVPLGLIIMTIYFIIFSLK, encoded by the coding sequence ATGCTTGAAATAAGTCTCTTCGTAATATTATTTCTTGTGCTTGCCTTACCAATTGCGATTGGTAAGGTTGAAAGGAACCTGGAAGTGTTCCTTTTTATTATGGGAATAGCGTCTGTAACCTGTTCTCATATATGGGGTGTTGCGCCTGTATGGTCAATACATCTATTTAAGGAATCCATGGTTGAGCCGGTAATGATAACAATTGCTGTAATAGTCTTTGGTTTTTTAATGTATTTCTTCAGGGACAAGATAACAGCATATATCGTTAATGTTGAGCGCAGAATCGGCTCAAAATGGTTTAGTTTTGTTTTAGTTATAGCACTCGGATTGTTTTCAAGCATTATTACGGCTATTATGTCATCTATAATCCTTGTTGAAGTTGTCAATGCATTAAAATTAAATAAAGAATATGAAATAAAGCTTGTCATACTCGGCTGTTTTTCTATTGGGCTTGGTGCAGTTCTTACCCCTATAGGTGAGCCATTATCAACAATAGCGATAGCAAAGCTTAAAGGTGAGCCGTATAATGCAGATTTCTTTTTTCTTTTCAGGACACTTGGACTCTATATTTTGCCAGGTATCCTTGGATTAGGTTTGTTTGGTGCCTTAATTGAACCATCGATTAAGGAAGATTCAAACGAAAATAGCCTTTCTGAAGAGAAAAAGAGCAGTATCAAAGATGTTTTCGGTTACGCAGGAAGGGTTTACATATTTATTATGGCCCTGGTATATCTTGGCACAGGGTTTAAGCCTATAATAGATGCTTATATAATAACTCTTCCAAGCCCTATTCTTTACTGGATAAATACTATTTCAGCTGTATTGGACAATGCAACATTAACTGCCGCTGAAGTAAGCCCTAAAATGAGTTTAGGGCAAATTCAATATATACTTATGGGGCTTCTAATATCCGGAGGTATGCTTATTCCAGGCAATGTGCCGAACATAATTGCAGCCGGTCGGCTTAACATAAAAAGCAAAGAATGGGCAAAATTCGGAGTGCCTTTAGGATTGATAATAATGACAATATATTTCATTATATTTTCTTTAAAATAG
- a CDS encoding cation:proton antiporter: MNSDLAPLIVGILVFSASLLSLKLKLSVAIIEILMGIIAGYFGLKSEGWMMYLAGFGGIVLTFLAGTEIDTQLMKEKFKESFLIGSCSFLFPFVGVFLYAFYVSHWTLQASLIAGTALSTTSLAVVYSVLVETGLSKTYVGKLLMASTFITDMGTALALSILFLKPTLYTLIFVIVSVIVIIIASKYSHLIFGHPKIKNKVIEPEIKYIFLLLLIFMFFAKMGKGHAVLPAFLLGLLMSKHFSETSEEKVVRNRLRTVSYAIITPVFFIVGGLYISIPMILSGLWLFVLFFVLKIATKFIGVYFLAKKYIPQGSMYTTLLMSTGLTFGTISSIFGLSLGIIDQSQYSILVGVVVASAVIPTFIAQKWFLPVEEEDLFETEEEQSK, translated from the coding sequence ATGAATTCTGATCTTGCCCCGCTAATCGTTGGTATTTTAGTATTTTCGGCAAGTTTATTATCTTTGAAGTTAAAACTCTCTGTTGCAATTATTGAAATATTGATGGGCATAATTGCCGGTTACTTTGGCTTAAAATCTGAAGGCTGGATGATGTATCTTGCTGGTTTTGGCGGTATAGTATTAACATTTCTAGCCGGTACAGAGATAGACACACAACTTATGAAAGAAAAATTCAAAGAAAGCTTTCTTATCGGAAGCTGTTCGTTCCTATTTCCGTTTGTTGGTGTGTTTTTATATGCATTTTATGTTTCTCATTGGACACTTCAGGCTTCATTGATTGCCGGAACGGCATTATCAACTACTTCTCTTGCGGTTGTATATTCGGTCTTGGTTGAAACAGGATTGTCCAAAACTTATGTTGGCAAACTTTTAATGGCTTCAACGTTCATTACAGATATGGGGACTGCCCTGGCTCTCAGCATTCTATTTCTTAAACCGACTTTATACACACTAATTTTTGTGATAGTCTCGGTTATAGTGATAATAATTGCCTCCAAATATTCGCATTTAATTTTTGGGCATCCGAAAATTAAGAATAAAGTAATAGAGCCTGAAATAAAGTATATTTTTCTTCTGCTTTTGATTTTTATGTTTTTCGCAAAGATGGGGAAGGGGCATGCCGTATTGCCTGCATTTTTACTTGGCCTTCTTATGTCAAAACATTTCAGTGAAACTTCAGAAGAAAAAGTCGTACGAAACCGGCTACGAACCGTTTCGTACGCTATTATTACACCCGTATTTTTCATTGTTGGAGGCCTTTATATCTCAATACCGATGATTCTCTCAGGCTTGTGGCTATTTGTATTATTCTTTGTCCTGAAAATAGCGACAAAATTTATCGGAGTATATTTTCTTGCAAAAAAGTATATCCCACAGGGTAGCATGTATACAACTTTGCTAATGAGCACGGGCCTGACATTCGGTACGATTTCAAGTATTTTTGGGTTATCATTAGGGATTATTGATCAATCGCAATATTCAATATTAGTAGGGGTTGTTGTTGCTAGCGCTGTAATTCCTACGTTTATTGCCCAAAAATGGTTCTTGCCTGTTGAAGAAGAGGATTTGTTTGAAACAGAAGAAGAGCAAAGTAAATAG